GAGGAGGCCGCCCATCAGCCCCACGTCGGCGATGAGGCCGACCACGCCGTCGGTCATCATCTGCTGGATGGCGTCCACGTCGCTCGTGATGCGGGTGATGAGGCGACCCACGGGGGTGCGGTCGAAGAAGCCCATGTGCAGGCGCTGGATCTTGCCGAAGATCTCGCGGCGCACGTCGTAGATGATGCGCTGCCCCAGCCACGAGATCAGGTAGGTGTAGCCGTAGCGGATCGCGAAGCTGGCCAGGCGCAGGCCAAGGTAGAGGACCACGACCATGAGGAGGCCGCGCAGCCGCTCGTCGACGGTGAACCCGGCGAACGGCTCGGCCTTGGCGATGATGTAGTCGTCGAGGGCGCGCGCGAGCAGGGTGGGGAAGACGGGGGTGAGGGCGCTGTTGAGCAGGAGCAGGGAGACGCCCAACACCAGCTGCAAGCGGTACGGCTTCAGGTACCTGAGGAGCCGCAACATGATGCCCTGGTCGTAGGCCTTCTCGAACGCCTCGCCGTCCTCGTCGCGCACGCTCTCGGCGCGCATGGCCCGGCGCCGCTCCTTGCTGCGGGTGCGGTAGGCGGCCTTGGCGTCCTCGACCGAGTAACCCGGCAGGTCGGTGTCGAGCAGGTCCGGCGGGCGCCGGCGGCCGGCGGCGATCACGCCGCCTCCAGGTCGGCTTCCAGCTTCTGGCGCCGGTCCATGTCGGCGTACCAGCCCTCGAGGGCGAGGAGCTCATCGTGCGTCCCCTGCTCCACCACCCGCCCGTCGGCAAGCACCAGCACCCGGTGCGTGTTCTGGAAGGCGCTGATCCGGTGCGCGACGATGACCGTCGTGCGGCCCCTTTGCGCCTCGGCCAGCCCCTCCAGGATGCGCGCCTCCGTCTGGGTGTCGACCGCCGAGAGGGCGTCGTCGAACATGAGGATCGACGGGTCGCGCACCAGGGCGCGCGCGATGGCCGTGCGTTGGCGCTGGCCACCGGAGAGGGTCACGCCGCGCTCGCCCAGGCGCGTGTCGAAGCCGAGGGGGAGGTCCTCGATGTCGCCCGTGAGCTGAGCCAGGTCCGCGGCGGCGAGCACACGCGGCGCCAGCTCCTCGGTGGGGGCCTCCGGCAGGCCGTAGGCGATGTTGTCGGCGATCGTGTCGGAGAAGAGGAACGGCTCCTGCGGCACGAGCCCGATGTAGCGCCTCAACACCTCTACGGGGAAGCAGCGGTGGTCGACGCCGTCGATCAGGATCCGGCCCTCGTCGGGGTCGATGACGCGCGCGATCAGGTTGACGATGAGCGTCTTGCCCGCGCCGGTTCGCCCGGTGATGCCCACCGACTCGCCGGCCTCGACCACGAAGCTGACCCGGTCGAGGGCCTTCACGCCGTCGAAGATCACGGAGACGCCGTCGAACTCGATGCGGCCCCGGATCTCCCGCAGGGAGTAGTCGGTCTGCTCGCCATCGCCCACGGCCGGCGCGGCCGTGAGGATCTCCTTGAGGCGACCCCACGACGTCGAGCCGCGCTGCAGGAGGCTGCCGATCCAGCCGAGGGCGATCATGGGCCACTGGATGCCCTCGTAGAGGAAGACGAAGCTGGAGAACTCGCCCACGGTCAGGTCGCCGCCGATGCCCAGGACGAGGCGGCCGCCCACGAGCAGGAGGAGCGCCATGGTCAGGCCGAAGAGGAACTCCATCATGGGGTTGAGGGGGCCGTCGACGCGCGTGAGGGCGAGGTTGCGCTTCACGAACTCGTCGTTGAGGCGTCCGAAGGTGCTCACCTCGCGCTCCTCGATGCCGAAGCCCTTCACGACGCGGATGCCGGAGAAGTTCTCCTGCGCCATGGAGGAGACGTCGGAGAACTGCTCCTGCACGTACTTGTAACGGCGGTGCACCACGCGCAGCAGCAGGTAGAAGAGGAGCGAGATGAGGGGCGCCGTGGCGAGGGTGATGAGCGACAGTTGCGGGCTCAGCGCGAACATGCGGTAG
This is a stretch of genomic DNA from Trueperaceae bacterium. It encodes these proteins:
- a CDS encoding ABC transporter ATP-binding protein, translating into MLQTVRDLAPYLRPHRWKLVAGLVLIVVNGFFATLAPIIPGRAIDEFRNQTMTMGRLWLYVAAIVGVMAVAAVAMVLVRRLFLYASWEVQFDIRHDIFKHFTRLDGGYFDRTRVGDLMARLTADLGAVRMLAGVAVFQGLNTLLLFGFTFYRMFALSPQLSLITLATAPLISLLFYLLLRVVHRRYKYVQEQFSDVSSMAQENFSGIRVVKGFGIEEREVSTFGRLNDEFVKRNLALTRVDGPLNPMMEFLFGLTMALLLLVGGRLVLGIGGDLTVGEFSSFVFLYEGIQWPMIALGWIGSLLQRGSTSWGRLKEILTAAPAVGDGEQTDYSLREIRGRIEFDGVSVIFDGVKALDRVSFVVEAGESVGITGRTGAGKTLIVNLIARVIDPDEGRILIDGVDHRCFPVEVLRRYIGLVPQEPFLFSDTIADNIAYGLPEAPTEELAPRVLAAADLAQLTGDIEDLPLGFDTRLGERGVTLSGGQRQRTAIARALVRDPSILMFDDALSAVDTQTEARILEGLAEAQRGRTTVIVAHRISAFQNTHRVLVLADGRVVEQGTHDELLALEGWYADMDRRQKLEADLEAA